A single window of Verrucomicrobiota bacterium DNA harbors:
- a CDS encoding DUF4142 domain-containing protein, protein MNMKSQLTTQHNPKQLSKRITSSTISTLCMTVAAAAALFIAAPYAKAATAISTADQKFILAASQGAMTGVKLGELAAQNGQRDDVKSFGKMMVKEHTSINDDLKALAVQKGVVLPESLDKKNQATVDKMAALTGSKFDDAYIASMIKDHKNDIKEYKAESDKTKDADIQSFLKKSTPSMEEHLKLITAMDSVRDSNTKNSAGTNQGDNTVTNTTYKADNTGINKRDRDKDTLTPLDQGNTTSDINTTAEIRKGIIAKDGMSVNAKNVKIITANGEVTLRGPVDTADEKRQIGEIADNLAGANKVSNQLEVKKTASNN, encoded by the coding sequence ATGAATATGAAGTCACAGCTTACAACTCAACACAATCCGAAACAATTATCCAAACGCATCACCAGCTCCACTATAAGCACATTGTGCATGACTGTGGCGGCGGCGGCGGCACTTTTCATCGCAGCTCCTTACGCTAAGGCAGCAACGGCGATCTCCACAGCCGATCAAAAATTTATTTTGGCAGCGTCACAAGGTGCCATGACCGGGGTGAAGCTGGGCGAACTGGCTGCACAGAACGGACAACGCGACGATGTGAAGTCTTTCGGTAAGATGATGGTGAAAGAACATACGTCCATCAATGACGACCTGAAAGCGTTAGCCGTACAAAAGGGCGTAGTCTTGCCCGAGAGCCTAGATAAAAAGAATCAGGCGACGGTGGATAAAATGGCAGCTCTGACGGGTTCAAAATTCGACGACGCTTATATCGCTAGCATGATCAAAGATCACAAAAACGATATCAAGGAATACAAAGCGGAATCTGACAAAACGAAAGATGCGGATATTCAAAGCTTCTTGAAAAAATCGACACCGAGCATGGAAGAGCATTTGAAGCTCATCACTGCGATGGACAGTGTCCGTGATAGTAACACAAAAAACTCAGCCGGGACTAACCAAGGTGATAACACCGTCACGAACACGACCTATAAGGCCGACAATACAGGCATCAATAAGCGCGACCGCGACAAGGATACCTTAACACCGCTCGATCAGGGTAACACAACGTCCGACATCAACACCACGGCAGAGATTCGTAAAGGAATCATCGCTAAAGATGGAATGTCCGTGAATGCCAAGAACGTGAAAATCATCACCGCCAATGGTGAGGTCACCTTACGCGGACCCGTGGACACCGCGGATGAAAAACGTCAAATCGGCGAAATCGCCGACAACCTTGCCGGAGCGAATAAGGTGAGTAACCAACTGGAAGTCAAAAAGACCGCTAGCAATAACTAA
- a CDS encoding DUF3341 domain-containing protein, whose amino-acid sequence MSNKSVFCIATSHNQADQIVDRLKNANFSNNDISALFPDKETSHDFAHEKNTKAPEGAVTGAGTGGAIGGTLGWIAGIGALAIPGVGPFIAAGPIIAALSGVAIGAAVGGIAGGLIGMGIPEIEAKRYEGKIKEGNILISVHTENSEEITKAKEIFTQAGAQDICTTGESTVPHPEKMSNRKLHESSVN is encoded by the coding sequence ATGTCAAATAAATCCGTATTCTGTATCGCTACATCACACAATCAGGCCGATCAAATCGTCGACCGCTTAAAAAATGCAAACTTCTCGAATAACGACATCTCTGCGTTATTCCCCGACAAGGAAACGTCACACGATTTCGCCCATGAGAAAAACACGAAAGCACCCGAAGGAGCGGTCACCGGCGCAGGCACAGGCGGCGCTATTGGTGGGACTTTGGGATGGATTGCTGGGATCGGTGCACTGGCCATTCCGGGAGTAGGCCCGTTTATCGCTGCCGGTCCGATTATCGCCGCGTTGAGTGGTGTGGCTATCGGTGCAGCCGTGGGTGGTATTGCGGGTGGTTTGATTGGTATGGGCATTCCAGAAATCGAAGCCAAACGTTACGAAGGCAAGATTAAGGAAGGTAATATCCTCATCTCAGTGCATACCGAGAACTCCGAAGAAATCACCAAGGCCAAAGAAATCTTCACACAGGCCGGGGCCCAGGACATCTGTACAACAGGTGAATCCACCGTTCCTCATCCTGAAAAAATGAGTAATCGTAAGCTGCATGAATCCAGTGTCAATTAA